In Lemur catta isolate mLemCat1 chromosome 1, mLemCat1.pri, whole genome shotgun sequence, one DNA window encodes the following:
- the ANKRD63 gene encoding ankyrin repeat domain-containing protein 63: MLKPKDLCPRAGTRTFLEAMQAGKVHLARFVLDALDRSIIDCRAEQGRTLLMVAVGLPDPALRARFVRLLLEQGAAVNLRDERGRTALSLACERGHLDAVQLLVQFSGDPEATDSAGNSPVMWAAACGHGAVLEFLVRSFRRLGLRLDRTNRAGLTALQLAAARGHGTCVQALTGPWGRAAAAAAARGSNSDSPPGRPAPAPSPERRRPSPRRLPRPLLARFARAAGGHGHGGEAGSTVKSSGRHRAQGSERPELGRSMSLALGAVTEEEAARLRAGALMALPNSPQSGTGRWRSQEVLEGAPPTLVQAPIGLSPHPEGGPGSGRLGLRRRSTAPDIPSMVGEAPGPESGPEVEANALPLSVPGPKPWQAGTDAVVLHAQR, translated from the coding sequence ATGCTCAAGCCCAAGGACCTGTGCCCCCGAGCGGGTACGCGCACCTTCCTGGAGGCCATGCAGGCGGGCAAAGTGCACTTGGCCCGCTTCGTGCTGGACGCGCTGGACCGCAGCATTATCGACTGCCGTGCTGAGCAGGGCCGCACGCTGCTCATGGTGGCCGTGGGGCTGCCGGACCCCGCGCTGCGCGCGCGCTTCGTGCGGTTGCTGCTCGAGCAGGGTGCAGCCGTGAACCTGCGGGACGAGCGCGGCCGCACCGCACTCAGCCTGGCGTGCGAGCGAGGCCACCTGGACGCCGTGCAGCTGCTGGTGCAGTTCAGCGGCGACCCAGAGGCGACCGACTCGGCTGGCAACAGCCCGGTGATGTGGGCAGCGGCGTGCGGCCACGGGGCGGTGCTCGAGTTCTTGGTGCGCTCCTTCCGCCGCCTCGGCCTGCGCCTTGACCGCACCAACCGTGCGGGCCTTACGGCGTTGCAGCTGGCCGCTGCCCGTGGCCATGGGACTTGTGTGCAGGCCCTCACTGGGCCCTggggccgcgccgccgccgccgccgcggcccgAGGCTCCAACTCCGACAGCCCCCCCGGACGCCCGGCCCCCGCACCCAGCCCCGAGCGTCGACGACCCAGCCCCCGCCGCCTACCGCGGCCTTTGCTGGCGCGCTTtgcgcgggcggcgggcggccaTGGCCACGGCGGCGAGGCTGGCTCAACGGTCAAGAGTTCGGGCCGGCACCGGGCGCAGGGCAGCGAGCGGCCCGAGTTGGGCCGGAGCATGAGCCTGGCCCTGGGTGCGGTGACCGAGGAGGAGGCTGCTCGTCTACGGGCGGGGGCCCTGATGGCCCTACCAAACTCGCCCCAGTCAGGGACTGGGCGGTGGCGCTCACAGGAGGTGCTGGAGGGAGCGCCTCCGACCCTAGTGCAAGCCCCCATTGGCCTTAGCCCCCACCCAGAGGGCGGCCCTGGCTCTGGCCGCCTGGGTTTACGCCGACGCTCCACAGCCCCAGACATCCCCAGCATGGTCGGGGAGGCGCCAGGGCCCGAGAGTGGCCCAGAGGTAGAGGCCAACGCCCTGCCTCTCTCGGTGCCTGGGCCAAAGCCTTGGCAGGCGGGCACGGATGCTGTGGTGCTGCACGCTCAGCGGTAA